A window of Ammospiza caudacuta isolate bAmmCau1 chromosome 20, bAmmCau1.pri, whole genome shotgun sequence genomic DNA:
CGTGCACgccctcccctcctgcctccagccGGGACAGCACTCCGGGCCGGCCGCGAACCTGCGGGAGAGACCGGGGGTGTCAGCCAGGCCCGGGGGGCCAGGGCGGCTCCATGGCCCCGGCCGAGGCACAGCGATCATTGCCCCAGTGCTGAGAAGGCGGCGTGGCCCCCAGGGCAATGCTCCGGACGGAAACCagaaaaatagaaggaaatttaggaggctgcagcctgagTGGGcggctgggatgggatggctgGGCTCCCCGGAGCGCTGGGAATGTCCCCACGGAGCCGGGCCGGGTGTCCCTTGCCCTGGGAGAGGCTCAAAGCTTCACCAGTAGTGCACAAATGAGGCACCGAAGTGAAGGTCATGAGAGGCATCACTAACGATGGGAGACAATGGGAGTGGCAATAAATTCCGGGGACATCAGTCCCAAAGCTCCTTGAGGTTTGCTACAGCGGCATTTCCCCACGATGAGTTTTGCCATGGGTCCCATATTGCCCTGTTGCCCTGCACTCCGAGGGTGAATAAGAAATAAACCCTGGAGAAGGGATCTGATGCCCCAAATGCCCAGACATGCCCCAGCCACACTCCCCAGCACCTCCACAGCCTGCACCCACCCCGTGCCAGGCTGCACATCCCTGTCCATGGGAGGAGGGATGGACAGCGAccctctggggctgctgagaGTCCCCAGGAGATGGCACAGGTGGGGACCCCCGTGGCACAGGTGGGGACCCCCGTGGCACTCACCTGCAGACGTTCCTGCCCTCAGGGTCGAGCTCCTGGGCAGAGCTCTGcacccacagccacagctgcaggcagaggatgGGCCGGGCgctctccatcccagcagggcacagggcccCCGTCCTGGTggctccccagccccacgctggtgtccctctgtcccGTCTGTCCCGTCCCACCCGCGGGGCggcctcttcctccctccagcCTTGGGTTTCTTCCTGAGGAAACGCGGGAGGAGGCGCCTGATCCAGGCGCAGGGGTGCGGcggggagggagagcagggaatgcTGCCCGGGCTATTTCTGGCCCTGgctgccaccctgccatggaAAGGGGAATCCAGGGGCTCCACACAGCCACACAGGCGCTGGTACCTGCCTGAACAtctcacctgtgccaccccactCCCCTTGTGACATCCTCTATTGTCCCCAAAACTGCTTTAGCCAATGTCCCCCCCAACCCAAACAaacatccagtgccaccccctgcctcACGCCCCATGAGCCACCCCATGGCACTGCCAAACCCTCGCAGGGACTTAGAGGAGGGGTCCCCTTGTCCCCCATGGCAACAGCCTGGCCTTTGAAGGGCTGCTGGCCACTGTCCCACCTCACCACGTCCCCAGGAGCTTTGTGTCAGCAGATGCACAGGAAACACCTTTTTCCTACCCAAGGCCAGCTCAGCCGGGGGGGCTCCGGGCTGGAAGCACCCCTTGGCCATGCAGGAATTAACTCCTCCATGCCCAGCACTGTGGGATCACACCCctggagccccctccccaccagaAGGGGCTCAGGGGGCACAGCCATCAGGAGAAGGGTAAGGGAAATCTGGGAGCGTCACCCAGCCCTCCCcaagcagagagcagaggctgcaggcagaacctcagaggaaaaacaagactgatttatttccaaattaaaGGTAGAAAGTACCTGATCTGAGGGGACTGATGCCCCCATGAATACAAGGATTGTTCCAGTCTGCCAGGTCCCAGAGGTGCCAGGAAGAGGTGTCAGTACAAAACTGATTCACCCCAAGCCTGAGAAGTGCAGGAGTGGCCCTGGAGGTGCTGATCCTGTTGGCTCCAGCCACAGGAGCACCTGGACACCCAGTGCAGTGTGCTCAgccccccccagccctgtggggacccCAGGGCACCCCAACTGCACCTTCACATTGCAGGGATTGGGGAGCTACTAAAGAAAGGGGTGAGGTAAAACACCCACAGAGCAGGAtggggcagctgtgggctgtgagcagaggggTTTGCAGAGAGCCACCAGGGGATGGAAGATCCCTTTTGGGGTGTGGAGAAGGAAGAGGGTGCAGCCCCCCACCATGCTGAGCTGCAAGCAGGGAGCAGTGGGGAGGGGGCCCAGCTGTGAGGGCCCCTCTTAGCTAAGCTGTGGGCACAGTGAAAGGGTGGCTGGTGGGCAGAGGTGCCCAGAGGTGCTGAGctgtcccagccaggctggcagcccaCATCCAAGTGTCCCAGTGGGTCTGCAGGAACCTGCCCTGGTGGCTTTGCCACCACCGTGGCACAGGgaagtgccagggctgctgtgctgctctggaatcCACTGGAAGAAGAGGATCCAGGAAGTTCTGCTGCGAGGACAGATCCTGCTCCCGTTGCCGTGGGGTCAGattgctgctgtggctctgtcAGGGCAGCTGGACCCTGCCTTGCTCTCTCCCTCTGGCTCCAGCTGTGTGTCCAGTGAGTCAATGATTTCCCAGgttccagagcagctggatgaGGGGGGGTCTTTGCTGCTGCCCTGGTACCACAGCCCAAAactgcagagagagcagagaaggGCTATGGGGGAGAAGAACTTCCCCAGGGAGGATGCAGAATCCCAATCTCCCTCTGTGGTGATGTGGCACCCAGGACAAGGCAGATCCCCCTAAAACAGCACCCCCTGCTCTGACAGcacccctgccagccctgctgactCTGTTCCCATCACATCCAAGCTCCACAGCTGCCAGGTCCCagccaaaccccaaacctctctCCACTGGCAGAGCTTCCCATTCCTACCAGCACAGGAGCAAACTTACAAGCTCCTAATTTTGGATTCTGGAGGCTGAGCATCCACACAGTCTGTGCCATGACCTGGGAGCCAGGAGCCCTCCTCTTCATCACTGCACAAAGAAATGGGGGCAAACCTGCACTGAGCCACAGCAGCGAGTGCTGGAGCCACTCTGGTGTTTgtccagtgctcccagtgccaccacctcACCTCCCTTTTGTCACATGCACGCAGGGACAAGTGGCATTTGGCCAGGCCATGCCTGACTGGTGACAGGGACACATGAGCCCCGGTGGCACAGCTATGCCAGAGCAACACATCAACTGCAGACATCAAACCTTTGATCTCTggagggaggaggcagctctgggcttgGGGAGGCTCCAATCCAGGGCATCAAGACATGGaaatgctggagcagggcagccagcccCCGCCCTGCATGGGAGGATCCCAGCACCCAGCTGGACTCACCTGCTCCCCGACTCCTCCGTCGTTCCCAGCATTTTggctctgatttttttcctctgttttttgaTATTTGACTTCATTGCATCCAGGAAGAAGCTGGGAATTCTCTCCTCgttcagcagctccctggtAAAAAGCAGCCAGCTGGTTAAGCAAGAACCTGGGGAAGATTCTGCTCTGGCTGTGGtgggagcagcctctgctgggccaggggtggctgcagggacaggactcACCTCTGGTAATaggccagctcctcctgcaccaaGAACAGGTTGGTCTTGAGCTCATTCCTCTCTTGCAGgatctgctgcagctcttccttggagaagcagcagtgagcagggatcctgtccccatcctggtgCTGTGGCTCCTCTGAGGGTGACAGGGCTCCCTCCTGGAGGGCACGGAAAGAGAGTCAGCAGGCAAGCAGAGACCTCAAAACCCCCACCCAAAGGCTGGGTGCACATGCAGGCAAAAATGGAAAAGCCTCAAAAATGTCCTCATCTCAGCCAGCAACCACACATGGCAAACCTCCCTCATCCTCTGTCCCATCTACTTTTAACTCCTGTCACCTCATCTTGCTCCACCCATAACACTTCTACAGAGAAGGTGTTGGTGGCATTGCAGACACCACCACACTATTCACTTTTAATCTGTGGGGTTTCCTTGAATAGCCATGTCTGGGTGTGCCAAAAGCTCCACACAAGGCTGGGAATGTGAGGTCAGTGTTGGTGACGGCCAGCAGCAGCGAGGCCACAGCTCAGACTCACCACACCAGGCTGTGGTTTGGGGTCACAGCTCAGACTCACCACGCCAGGCTCTGGTTTCGGGTCACAGTTTGGATTCACCACACCAGGCTGTGGTTTGGGGTCACAGCTCAGACTCACCACGCCAGGCTCTGGCTGCCGGCtctccagggctgtcctgctcctcctgctcgtttccctctggctctgcagcatGGCAGCCTCCAGGTCTGACTTCTGCTCCAGAGCACTCTTGAGCTGGGCCTGCACCACGGCCACCTTGTGCCGCAGCTCCTCGTTCATGGCCATGAAGCGctggagctgttcctgcagctggagggcccagggcagccagaggtgAGGCAGTGTCCCCAcgcagggacagcagtgccaccTGCCCAGCAGGCTCAGCAGCTGTGACAGCCCCGGGGAGGGGGATGTGACATGAAAGCAGCTGCCCGGGCCCTGGCACACCACACCCCTGAGCTCCCCGCCCTCACCGCCTCCGTGTCCCGGCTCTTGCAGACGATCTCGTGGGCCTGGGCACGGAGCTCATCCCTCTGCCTGTCCACCACCTCCTTGAGCCGCAGCATCACCTCCCGCTCCTTCCGTGCCGTGCTGTCTGGGAGCACACACAGGACAGGAGTCAGAGTCCCCCAGGGACTCCCCCAAGCCCACAATGCTATCAAGTTCCTCAATGCTTCTGCTAAGTCTGACTTGTTCCTGGTAATCTCACAGTGGAAAGAAGGGAACTGAGAGTTTTAGACTGATCCCGGAACATCCTTGTGTTGCCACAGCAGCCCAAATCCTGTGCCTGCCTCCATCACCCTTCTGGGGGCTTTCGAGGTGCTTTGGAGGTTTGGGATCTCCGATTTGCAGAACAAGGTAAtgcctgtgctccctgctaGGACAGGTATCCAAGgtgagggaaaggagagcagcaTTCCAGACTCTAGAAGAACAAGTTCAGCCCTGCACCCAGCCTGCCGCTCCACAGGGACACCGTGTGGCATAGGGGACCCCAGCCCCACGGGGACACCCACCTTCCTGGGACTGGCTCTCGGCaagctgccccaggagctgccggttctgctcctccaggcaggCCAGGCGGCCGTGCAGGGCTCGCTCCCGGCGCTCGGCCTCCCACAGCCTCTGCTCCGGCTCCTGGGGACGGGGACACCGGGTCAGAGCCACCCCCGCGGGCAGTGACGGCCAGGACAGCCCTGAGCAGTGGACGGTGACAGCCAGGTcagaggctgcccaggagataagggacagtggggacagtgccaccatCCCGGAAAGGGGAACAGCTGGGTCAGACCCATACCAGAGGACAGGGATAGCGAGAAGAGAGCCGtcccaggggatggggacagcacgGACAACCATCCCCTGGGAAAAGGGAACAGCGGGGTCAGAGCCATCACCACGGAGAACGGGATCAACGAGGTCGGAGCCGTCCCCACAGGGAACGGGAACAGCCGTCCCGCAAGACGCGGGACACCCGTGCCAGCCCCATTCCCCGGGAAAAGCCACCAGCCGGCTCAGCGGCGTCCCCAGGGCCACTCCAGCGGGGACACGCGTGGCTCGGCGCCACCGGCTCCCAGCTCACCTCCGCCTCCTGCGGCccggccggcgctgccgccggcGCCTCCCCCTCAGCGGCCGGCGGGGCCACCAGCGCCtcgagcagctccagcagccgcACCACGGGCGGCACCAGCCCGGCCACGGCGTCGGGCCCGAAGCGAGCGGAGAGGCGGCGCAGCTCGGCGCCCAGCGCCCCCGCCATGCGGTAGACGTGCGGCGGGGCCAGCCGGGCCGGCGGCGTTCGCCACAGCGGCTCCGCCATCGCCCCGCGCCCGCGCGgctccgcccggcccggcccggcccgccccgtCCGGGGCCGCCCCCGAGGCGGGATCTCCGCGCTCCCTCAGCAATGCTCCCGTTCGTACAAAATTTATTGAgaggaaaagtggggaaaaacaACAACGCGAGGGGTGAGGGGGGCGAGCGGGGCACagtggaggggaaggggggggaACACGAACACGCTGTTGAATATCAACAGTACTAAAGGGGCGCGGGCAGGATCAGGCGTAGAGATCCTCGCGGTCGGCAGAGTAAACctccccctcctgcagcagcgcGAAGTTGAGGAAGTGAGAGGGGCGATGGACCTCGTGGTAAAACTCCTTGGGGTTGGCGAGCTGCAGCTCGTACTTCATGTTGGGGTCGTGGCGGACACCTGGAGAAGAGGGAGTGTCACCCACATGAGCACCCCTTCTGCCTCCTCCACCCTTCAGGAGCCTAACACAGCCCTCCACCCTTCTATGACTATTTCCCTGCCAGGAGAAAGTTCTAAACCCACAAAAATCATCCCTCTTTGGGTTCCTCCCCTCAAGAGATTTATAATCCTTTTGTGCTAGTCGAGTGTTCTGTCACTCTCATTTCCTGACCCTTTCTCCAGCTGCCCGTGGTGTTCATGATACCAGCACCTCCCTACTGGGAACAGCTTctcttttgcattttccattatCTCTCCTGCCTGACAGGGATTAATTATTCAGTAGCGATAGACCATGCACTACAATCCTGACAGACATGGGATCTATTTTTCCTCTCaagccaccaaaaaaaacccaattgaACTGGTACTGTGTAAAGTTCAGGGCACAGTGCTGGTATCCTTGCCAGCCACTCTGAAAAAGCCTTGGAGGGGATAAGGAGCTATTCCTCCCTCCCCAAGGTCCTCACACtgcctcctttccctcccctccccaggccaGCTCACCCATGAAGTTGTAGTTCcaggagccctgtgctgggaccaTGAAGAAGCCGAGGAAGCGGTCAGACAGCAGCATCTGCACCCTCTCGTAGTGGGAGGGCAGGTACCCCTTGGGGTTGTTGCCCTTGTCCGTGTTCTGCCGGCCCCACTCGTACCCGCTCGGGGTCAGCTTGTAGGCTGTGAGCGTGCAGGAGCCAGGGGTGAAactgaaaaggagaagaaacGAGGCAAGTCAGACTCAcctggggcagaggaggggtAGCAGGAATGAGCCAACACTCCCTTTGTGCCGATTTTGAGTTCTCCAGCTCTGCACCAGAagcctccctgcccctcacctgcaggTGATGATGATGGTCTTCTCCCCATCCCAGGAGGGGTTGTCAGCCATGACCTTGGCGTGGGTGGTGACATCCTGTGGTGAGAGCTGAGGGGACTCGTTTGGTTGGGTGTGAATCCACCCCAGAGGTTCCATTTCCTGTAAAAAGAGTGGTTTAGAGAAAATTCAAAACCATTTAAAATGAGACCACTTGAAGCCTGGCAAAAAGGACACAGATCACAGGCTTCCCTCTCACTTGATCTTAATCAAGTTTGGCGTCAGACTGAGCCCTTTCAGTCCTACAACTACAAAAGACCAAGGAAAGCTGTTCCACCACTTCAGGTCCTTTTTAATGACCTTCCACCCACCCCGGAAGCTGAACCTCTACCCACCTTGAGATACTCGTGCTgtggcagctgccctgggaggtgCACGGTCTGGTGTGTCCCCCACTGGGGCACCATCACAATGCACCGGATCTCCTTCACCTGGGGGTTGTCTGGAGGGCTCACTCCATACAGGTAACCTGCAATCTGAAACACACACACCTGCCTTAGAAAGCCAGAAGAGATATCTGTGAGTGGGAACTCCTTAATTCCTGAGGAGAGCATCAGAGGGATCCACGTGGACAAAGCACAGCAGGTTCCCAGCCCTTTCTCCCCTGGTGTGCTTGAGTGGGGCACAGCTGTAACAAACTCCCTGCACACTCACCTGGGCCCTCAGGTCTGAGATGCAGATGAACTTCTTCAACACATTTTTGGGAAGAATGTAGGTGTAACCTGTCTCCTTGATGTCATCTGATGAGACATAGATGTGGTTTGTCCGCAGGTGGAGGTTGGCAGCAGAGATTGCTCTGTGAGGAGGAGACAGTGATCAGAGGGGGCACAGAACCTCCCTGAGCATTCCAACCCTTCCCAGCACCCCTGCCTGCCTTCCTACCTGACCCTCCACTCAGTCTTGGAGGAGAAGGTTTGGGTTTCGTAGTTGCTGGTGGTGGAGGTGATGATTTCATCCCCGTGTTTGTTCACCGTGCGGGTCTGCGTGGCCGTCAGCTGCGACTGCTCCTTGGTTTGCTTCTCAATTTCTGCAATCTGCTGTCTCTGCTGAGATGGGGCAGAGATCTCCATGCCCAGGATGATGTCTCGGATCTCTGACTGGGTCAGGGATGCAACGTTCACGCTGGGAGAGAAAATTCACCCAAGTCAGGCATTTCAAAACACATTCTGGAGCCTTCTCACCTGCAGGCACAAGCTCAGAACACCCACTCTGGGcactataaaaaaattaaaccaaactTTTTGAACAAAAGAGGGGCCATGATCACATAATGTTTAGATCAGTGATTTGGTGCAGACATTTTTATCTGCATTACCAGAAAGTTATTAAAATTAACCAGATCCCCGACAAAGCTGAGAGTGCACTGACAAAgacccctgcccacagcctttATGGCAGAAGGAAAGGCTGCCAGGATTATGGCTTACTTGTTCTTCTTGCCATAGTCAGCAAGGATGAGATCCTTCAGCTGCACCTCCACCTTGATCCACTCCTCATCTGTCAGGGTTGGCCAGATGTGGTGAGGCTCAGTGATGGTTGTCTTGTCTGGCTTCAGGATAACTTTGGCTCGATCGTTGTTCACGTGCAGCGCCCGGAGAATCAGGATCAGACGGGAGAATGCCTGGGAGATGGAAAGAAGATGGAGttaggaagaagaaaattaaatgtacaAGGCCCTAGAACAGCATTCCTCTGTTTGAGCATATGGGAATTGCCAGGGAAATCCATGTAAAGGAAAATCCAGGCAGATTCAGAGCCAAGTGCTCCCAAACAAATCATCAGGGATATCTGAGCCCTTGGTTCCTGCCTCATTTAtcagcagcaaagcaaaatgCAGGAGACACATGTGTGCTTACTGTGTAGGAAGAGATGGTTTTCAGCCAGTCATCATAGAGATTGAAGAGAACCATCTGGGGTTCAGTGGCCTTCAGGATGAGATCACCAAACTTCTCCACTTTCAGACAGGCCTGGAAGGGCAGCTGCAACTCCGAGCCTTTGATCACAATATTGGGGAAATCCAGCAAGTGCACCTGGAGTTTATCAGGAGGAATTAGCTCACAGCTACTGCAGAACATGACACAGAAGTGTCCTGTTATCTCCCACAGATTTTACACAtcctcagggagctgcagccttaCCTCAAGTGGGTCCAGCATGCCCTTCCGTGTCACTATGATCTGCTTTGGCTGCTCCTCCACGGGCAGGGATCGGATCAAGGCAGCCACTTCCTCAGCAGTCTTCCACTTGGCCAGCTGCAGAAAGACAGCAGGGTTAGAGAAATATCcccctgctctccagcagcctctccatGT
This region includes:
- the RILP gene encoding rab-interacting lysosomal protein; its protein translation is MAEPLWRTPPARLAPPHVYRMAGALGAELRRLSARFGPDAVAGLVPPVVRLLELLEALVAPPAAEGEAPAAAPAGPQEAEEPEQRLWEAERRERALHGRLACLEEQNRQLLGQLAESQSQEDSTARKEREVMLRLKEVVDRQRDELRAQAHEIVCKSRDTEALQEQLQRFMAMNEELRHKVAVVQAQLKSALEQKSDLEAAMLQSQRETSRRSRTALESRQPEPGVEGALSPSEEPQHQDGDRIPAHCCFSKEELQQILQERNELKTNLFLVQEELAYYQRELLNEERIPSFFLDAMKSNIKKQRKKIRAKMLGTTEESGSSDEEEGSWLPGHGTDCVDAQPPESKIRSFFGLWYQGSSKDPPSSSCSGTWEIIDSLDTQLEPEGESKAGSSCPDRATAAI